A genome region from Glycine max cultivar Williams 82 chromosome 5, Glycine_max_v4.0, whole genome shotgun sequence includes the following:
- the LOC100792526 gene encoding small nuclear ribonucleoprotein Sm D2, which yields MSRPMEEDTVGKNEEEEFNTGPLSVLMMSVKNNTQVLINCRNNKKLLGRVRAFDRHCNMVLENVREMWTEVPKTGKGKKKAQPVNKDRFISKMFLRGDSVIIVLRNPK from the exons ATGAG CCGGCCAATGGAGGAAGAT ACTGTGGGTAAGAATGAGGAAGAGGAGTTCAACACTGGACCGCTGTCCGTACTCATGATGAGtgttaaaaataatactcaG GTACTGATAAATTGTCGGAACAACAAAAAGCTTCTGGGTCGTGTAAGGGCTTTTGATAGGCACTGCAACATGGTTCTTGAAAATGTGAGGGAGATGTGGACTGAG GTGCCAAAAACTggtaaaggaaagaaaaaggccCAGCCAGTCAACAAGGATAGATTCATCAGCAAGATGTTCCTCCGTGGAGATTCTGTCATCATTGTTCTTAGGAATCCCAAATGA